A genomic stretch from Dissulfurispira thermophila includes:
- a CDS encoding GGDEF domain-containing protein has translation MQYEQSEIKERLLWLIKLRWIGCVGVLIATHVVREIAGLTFSLIPVYLILGFVSTYNAYFQYKLKSYTQDLQQCAIRQISLDFIALAAAVYFSGGCDSPFLYYYIFHIVISGIILPKKWTFRFAAVAIVLPSAIMGLKHIGILPHFAIFRDEPMLFTNLSVIAAYGGVFISTLILTAYFVTYLSDKLYKKQDEIKRLYILSEKLRSSIVLNDVIKTVKEELASLTSHSNIIFIPLDKSKLSLVHDDGDISFGIPLIDKNIFTDTFLSCKAHTLESTVVSSEYENLVFKLLMRDAKEIAVLPVHASFSSKCYEYFHCPPDTGCTAYNANDKRCWYISGTHCHGKIMRNNIEKLRQCVECDMFMPIGIFIVDITRKSRLEEKCDIDACMRLLDAASLAISNARLYEKTFELSEIDGLTGIKNRRAFLKSLESEIHRAHRYNKNFGVMMMDIDYFKQYNDAHGHPQGDVLLKLVTDIIVDNLRDTDIVGRYGGEEFIALLPETCKEESITIAERIRTEIENYKFPRTETQPDGKITLSIGVSSYPEDGDSAEKIIQSADDALYAAKNTGRNKVIAANVPIT, from the coding sequence ATGCAATATGAGCAGTCAGAAATAAAGGAAAGACTCCTCTGGCTTATAAAGCTCAGGTGGATTGGATGCGTGGGCGTACTCATTGCTACCCATGTTGTCAGGGAAATAGCTGGACTCACATTCTCTCTGATACCTGTCTATCTGATACTGGGATTTGTTTCAACATATAATGCGTATTTCCAATATAAACTAAAATCTTATACGCAAGACCTCCAGCAATGTGCAATCAGACAAATCAGCCTTGATTTTATAGCACTTGCTGCTGCTGTATATTTTTCTGGAGGCTGCGACAGCCCATTTTTATATTACTACATATTTCACATTGTGATCAGCGGCATCATTTTACCAAAAAAATGGACATTCAGGTTTGCTGCTGTTGCAATCGTTCTGCCTTCTGCCATTATGGGGCTTAAACATATCGGGATATTACCCCATTTTGCAATATTCAGGGACGAACCAATGCTCTTTACAAACCTTTCTGTAATAGCAGCATACGGCGGGGTATTTATAAGCACTTTGATTCTTACAGCATATTTCGTAACCTATCTCTCTGATAAGCTCTACAAAAAACAAGATGAGATAAAACGGCTCTACATACTCTCTGAAAAACTACGCTCATCTATTGTACTCAATGATGTTATAAAGACAGTTAAGGAAGAACTTGCATCACTAACAAGCCATTCAAACATCATCTTTATACCTCTGGACAAAAGCAAACTATCTTTAGTCCACGATGACGGTGATATTAGTTTTGGCATACCACTTATTGACAAAAATATATTTACAGACACATTTCTTAGCTGTAAGGCACATACACTTGAATCAACAGTTGTAAGCTCAGAATACGAAAACCTCGTATTCAAATTGCTCATGAGGGATGCAAAAGAGATAGCAGTACTGCCTGTGCATGCATCATTTTCGTCTAAGTGCTATGAATATTTTCACTGCCCGCCTGATACAGGCTGCACTGCATACAATGCAAATGACAAAAGATGTTGGTATATTTCAGGCACTCACTGCCATGGGAAGATAATGCGCAATAATATTGAAAAACTAAGGCAGTGTGTTGAATGCGATATGTTTATGCCAATAGGAATCTTTATTGTGGATATTACAAGGAAATCAAGGCTTGAGGAAAAATGCGATATAGATGCATGCATGCGACTCCTCGATGCAGCAAGTCTTGCCATATCAAATGCAAGGCTTTATGAAAAGACATTTGAACTCTCTGAAATAGACGGTCTTACAGGGATTAAAAATCGTCGTGCATTCCTTAAATCATTAGAATCAGAAATACACAGGGCACACAGATACAATAAGAACTTTGGAGTCATGATGATGGATATTGATTATTTTAAGCAATATAACGACGCACATGGTCATCCACAAGGCGATGTCCTTTTAAAACTCGTGACAGATATTATTGTTGACAATTTGAGGGATACAGATATAGTAGGCAGATACGGAGGAGAGGAATTCATTGCACTGCTCCCAGAGACATGCAAAGAGGAGTCTATTACAATAGCAGAAAGAATCAGGACAGAAATAGAAAACTATAAATTCCCTCGTACTGAAACACAGCCTGATGGCAAAATTACATTGAGCATAGGTGTTTCTTCATATCCAGAAGATGGAGATTCTGCAGAAAAAATTATCCAGTCTGCTGACGATGCCCTTTATGCAGCAAAAAATACAGGAAGAAATAAGGTCATAGCTGCAAATGTGCCTATAACATAG